From Desmodus rotundus isolate HL8 chromosome 12, HLdesRot8A.1, whole genome shotgun sequence, one genomic window encodes:
- the CERS2 gene encoding ceramide synthase 2 isoform X2, whose amino-acid sequence MLQTLYDYFWWERLWLPVNLTWADLEDRDGRVYAKASDLYITLPLALLFLIIRHFFELYVATPLAALLNVKEKTRLRAPPNPTLEHFYLTSGKHPKQVEVEQLSRQSGLSGRQVERWFRRRRNQDRPSLLKKFREACWRFTFYLIAFIAGMAVIVDKPWFYDMKKVWEGYPIQSTIPSQYWYYMIELSFYWSLLFSIASDVKRKDFKEQIIHHVATIILISFSWFANYIRAGTLIMALHDSSDYLLESAKMFNYAGWKNTCNNIFIVFAIVFIITRLVILPFWILHCTVVYPLELYPAFFGYYFFNSMMGVLQMLHIFWAYLILRMAHKFVTGKVEDERSDREETESSEGEEAVVGGGAKSRSLANGHPILINNHRKND is encoded by the exons ATGCTCCAGACCTTGTATGACTACTTCTGGTGGGAACGGCTGTGGCTGCCTGTGAACTTAACCTGGGCTGATCTAGAAGACCGAGATGGACGTGTCTACGCCAAAGCCTCAGACCTCTATATCACACTACCCCTGGCCTTGCTCTTCCTCATCATTCGACACTTCTTTGAGCT TTACGTGGCCACACCACTGGCTGCCCTTCTGAATGTAAAGGAGAAAACTCGGCTGCGGGCTCCTCCTAACCCCACCCTGGAGCATTTTTACCTGACCAGCGGCAAGCATCCTAAACAG GTGGAGGTAGAGCAGCTATCCCGGCAGAGTGGGCTCTCTGGCCGCCAGGTAGAGCGATGGTTCCGCCGCCGCCGCAACCAGGACCGGCCCAGTCTCCTCAAGAAGTTCCGAGAAGCCTG CTGGAGATTCACATTTTACCTGATTGCTTTCATTGCTGGCATGGCTGTCATTGTGGAT AAACCCTGGTTCTATGACATGAAGAAAGTTTGGGAGGGATACCCCATACAG AGCACCATCCCTTCTCAGTACTGGTACTACATGATTGAGCTTTCTTTCTATTGGTCCCTGCTCTTCAGCATCGCCTCTGATGTTAAGCGAAAG GATTTCAAGGAACAGATCATCCACCACGTGGCCACTATCATTCTCATCAGCTTCTCTTGGTTTGCCAATTACATCCGAGCGGGGACTCTCATCATGGCTCTGCATGACTCTTCCGACTATCTGCTGGAG TCAGCCAAGATGTTTAACTATGCGGGATGGAAAAACACCTGCAACAACATCTTCATCGTCTTTGCCATCGTCTTCATCATCACCCGACTGGTCATCCTGCCTTTCTG GATCCTGCACTGCACTGTGGTGTACCCATTGGAGCTCTATCCTGCCTTCTTTGGCTATTACTTCTTTAACTCCATGATGGGAGTGCTACAGATGCTGCATATCTTCTGGGCCTACCTCATTTTGCGCATGGCCCACAAGTTCGTAACTGGAAAG GTAGAAGATGAACGCAGTGACCGAGAAGAAACAGAGAGCTCAGAGGGGGAAGAGGCTGTAGTTGGGGGAGGAGCAAAGAGCCGGTCCCTAGCCAACGGCCACCCTATCCTCATCAACAACCATCGTAAGAATGACTGA
- the CERS2 gene encoding ceramide synthase 2 isoform X1, with protein MLQTLYDYFWWERLWLPVNLTWADLEDRDGRVYAKASDLYITLPLALLFLIIRHFFELYVATPLAALLNVKEKTRLRAPPNPTLEHFYLTSGKHPKQVEVEQLSRQSGLSGRQVERWFRRRRNQDRPSLLKKFREACWRFTFYLIAFIAGMAVIVDKPWFYDMKKVWEGYPIQSTIPSQYWYYMIELSFYWSLLFSIASDVKRKDFKEQIIHHVATIILISFSWFANYIRAGTLIMALHDSSDYLLESAKMFNYAGWKNTCNNIFIVFAIVFIITRLVILPFWILHCTVVYPLELYPAFFGYYFFNSMMGVLQMLHIFWAYLILRMAHKFVTGKQVEDERSDREETESSEGEEAVVGGGAKSRSLANGHPILINNHRKND; from the exons ATGCTCCAGACCTTGTATGACTACTTCTGGTGGGAACGGCTGTGGCTGCCTGTGAACTTAACCTGGGCTGATCTAGAAGACCGAGATGGACGTGTCTACGCCAAAGCCTCAGACCTCTATATCACACTACCCCTGGCCTTGCTCTTCCTCATCATTCGACACTTCTTTGAGCT TTACGTGGCCACACCACTGGCTGCCCTTCTGAATGTAAAGGAGAAAACTCGGCTGCGGGCTCCTCCTAACCCCACCCTGGAGCATTTTTACCTGACCAGCGGCAAGCATCCTAAACAG GTGGAGGTAGAGCAGCTATCCCGGCAGAGTGGGCTCTCTGGCCGCCAGGTAGAGCGATGGTTCCGCCGCCGCCGCAACCAGGACCGGCCCAGTCTCCTCAAGAAGTTCCGAGAAGCCTG CTGGAGATTCACATTTTACCTGATTGCTTTCATTGCTGGCATGGCTGTCATTGTGGAT AAACCCTGGTTCTATGACATGAAGAAAGTTTGGGAGGGATACCCCATACAG AGCACCATCCCTTCTCAGTACTGGTACTACATGATTGAGCTTTCTTTCTATTGGTCCCTGCTCTTCAGCATCGCCTCTGATGTTAAGCGAAAG GATTTCAAGGAACAGATCATCCACCACGTGGCCACTATCATTCTCATCAGCTTCTCTTGGTTTGCCAATTACATCCGAGCGGGGACTCTCATCATGGCTCTGCATGACTCTTCCGACTATCTGCTGGAG TCAGCCAAGATGTTTAACTATGCGGGATGGAAAAACACCTGCAACAACATCTTCATCGTCTTTGCCATCGTCTTCATCATCACCCGACTGGTCATCCTGCCTTTCTG GATCCTGCACTGCACTGTGGTGTACCCATTGGAGCTCTATCCTGCCTTCTTTGGCTATTACTTCTTTAACTCCATGATGGGAGTGCTACAGATGCTGCATATCTTCTGGGCCTACCTCATTTTGCGCATGGCCCACAAGTTCGTAACTGGAAAG CAGGTAGAAGATGAACGCAGTGACCGAGAAGAAACAGAGAGCTCAGAGGGGGAAGAGGCTGTAGTTGGGGGAGGAGCAAAGAGCCGGTCCCTAGCCAACGGCCACCCTATCCTCATCAACAACCATCGTAAGAATGACTGA
- the ANXA9 gene encoding annexin A9 isoform X1 produces the protein MSVTNGKTGLSLTQEILSHLGLAKKTAAWGTLGTLRTFLSFSVDKDVQRLLRAIAGQGVDRTAIADVLTNRSREQRQLISRAFQERTQQDLLRSLQAALSGNLERIVVALLRPAARFDAQELRTALKDSGSAEDVVVEILATRTPPQLQECLAVYKHDFQVEAEEDIKSETSGTLQNLFLALAKVRRTDLQKKGVTPSGRGGRESYSEIIDYNLTEQDVQALKQAEGPGTEGTWVLILTQRNPEHLVRVFDQYQQCTGRELEHTVRNCFHGDAQMALLSLASVIRNTALYFADKLHQALQETEPNYQVLMRILISRSEIDLLSIRAEFKKKFGKSLYSSLQDAVKGDCRPALLTLCRAEDL, from the exons ATGTCTGTGACCAATGGGAAGACGGGGCTCTCCCTGACCCAGGAGATCCTCAGCCACCTGGGCCTTGCCAAAAAG ACTGCAGCGTGGGGGACCCTGGGTACCCTCAGGACCTTCTTGAGCTTCAGTGTGGACAAGGACGTGCAGAGGCTGCTGAGGGCCATCGCAGGCCAGG GCGTGGACCGCACCGCCATTGCGGACGTGCTGACCAACcggagcagagagcagaggcagCTGATCTCGCGAGCTTTCCAGGAGCGCACCCAGCAG GACCTGCTGCGGTCCCTGCAGGCGGCGCTCTCTGGCAACCTCGAGAGGATCGTGGTGGCTCTGCTGCGGCCGGCAGCCCGTTTTGATGCCCAGGAATTGAGGACAGCCTTGAAG GACTCAGGTTCTGCTGAGGATGTGGTTGTGGAAATTCTTGCTacccgcaccccaccccagctacaGGAGTGCCTGGCAGTCTACAAACACG ATTTCCAGGTAGAGGCTGAGGAGGACATCAAATCTGAGACCAGTGGCACCTTGCAGAACCTGTTCCTGGCCTTGGCCAAGGTGAGGAGGACTGACTTGCAGAAGAAAGGAGTTACACCATCTGGAAGG GGAGGCCGTGAGAGCTACTCTGAAATCATTGACTATAACCTAACGGAACAGGATGTCCAG GCACTGAAGCAAGCTGAAGGACCCGGCACAGAGGGGACGTGGGTCCTTATCCTCACCCAGCGAAATCCTGAACACCTTGTCCGAG TGTTTGATCAGTACCAGCAGTGCACTGGGCGTGAGTTGGAGCACACTGTCCGGAACTGTTTCCATGGAGATGCCCAGATGGCTCTGCTCAGCCTAG CCTCCGTGATCAGGAACACAGCACTGTACTTTGCTGATAAACTTCATCAAGCCCTCCAG GAAACTGAGCCCAATTACCAAGTCCTGATGCGCATCCTTATCTCTAGAAGTGAGATTGACCTTCTAAGCATCAGAGCTGAGTTCAAAAAGAAATTTGGGAAGTCCCTCTACTCTTCCCTCCAG GACGCAGTGAAAGGGGACTGCCGTCCAGCCCTACTAaccctgtgcagggctgaagACCTTTGA
- the ANXA9 gene encoding annexin A9 isoform X2: MSVTNGKTGLSLTQEILSHLGLAKKTAAWGTLGTLRTFLSFSVDKDVQRLLRAIAGQGVDRTAIADVLTNRSREQRQLISRAFQERTQQDLLRSLQAALSGNLERIVVALLRPAARFDAQELRTALKDSGSAEDVVVEILATRTPPQLQECLAVYKHDFQVEAEEDIKSETSGTLQNLFLALAKGGRESYSEIIDYNLTEQDVQALKQAEGPGTEGTWVLILTQRNPEHLVRVFDQYQQCTGRELEHTVRNCFHGDAQMALLSLASVIRNTALYFADKLHQALQETEPNYQVLMRILISRSEIDLLSIRAEFKKKFGKSLYSSLQDAVKGDCRPALLTLCRAEDL; encoded by the exons ATGTCTGTGACCAATGGGAAGACGGGGCTCTCCCTGACCCAGGAGATCCTCAGCCACCTGGGCCTTGCCAAAAAG ACTGCAGCGTGGGGGACCCTGGGTACCCTCAGGACCTTCTTGAGCTTCAGTGTGGACAAGGACGTGCAGAGGCTGCTGAGGGCCATCGCAGGCCAGG GCGTGGACCGCACCGCCATTGCGGACGTGCTGACCAACcggagcagagagcagaggcagCTGATCTCGCGAGCTTTCCAGGAGCGCACCCAGCAG GACCTGCTGCGGTCCCTGCAGGCGGCGCTCTCTGGCAACCTCGAGAGGATCGTGGTGGCTCTGCTGCGGCCGGCAGCCCGTTTTGATGCCCAGGAATTGAGGACAGCCTTGAAG GACTCAGGTTCTGCTGAGGATGTGGTTGTGGAAATTCTTGCTacccgcaccccaccccagctacaGGAGTGCCTGGCAGTCTACAAACACG ATTTCCAGGTAGAGGCTGAGGAGGACATCAAATCTGAGACCAGTGGCACCTTGCAGAACCTGTTCCTGGCCTTGGCCAAG GGAGGCCGTGAGAGCTACTCTGAAATCATTGACTATAACCTAACGGAACAGGATGTCCAG GCACTGAAGCAAGCTGAAGGACCCGGCACAGAGGGGACGTGGGTCCTTATCCTCACCCAGCGAAATCCTGAACACCTTGTCCGAG TGTTTGATCAGTACCAGCAGTGCACTGGGCGTGAGTTGGAGCACACTGTCCGGAACTGTTTCCATGGAGATGCCCAGATGGCTCTGCTCAGCCTAG CCTCCGTGATCAGGAACACAGCACTGTACTTTGCTGATAAACTTCATCAAGCCCTCCAG GAAACTGAGCCCAATTACCAAGTCCTGATGCGCATCCTTATCTCTAGAAGTGAGATTGACCTTCTAAGCATCAGAGCTGAGTTCAAAAAGAAATTTGGGAAGTCCCTCTACTCTTCCCTCCAG GACGCAGTGAAAGGGGACTGCCGTCCAGCCCTACTAaccctgtgcagggctgaagACCTTTGA
- the MINDY1 gene encoding ubiquitin carboxyl-terminal hydrolase MINDY-1, with translation MEHHQPEHPVSGKARTVEAVSPENHEVLSEPEEHPQDKDAGEADGVAGEAVGVAGEADGAAREAGGVAGEADGAAREQEPEDQRSLPVQSQDKPESPPPDASSNQLGSAHQIPPEVETVGACCRPQELPQSPRARQPELDFYCVKWIPWKGARTPVITQSSNGPCPLLAIMNTLFLQWKVKLPPQKEVITSDELMAHLGDCLLSIKPQEKSEGLQLNFQQNVDDAMTVLPKLATGLDVNVRFTGVSDFEYTPECSIFDLLGIPLYHGWLVDPQSPEAVSAVGKLSYNQLVEKIITCKHSSDTNLVTEGLIAEQFLETTAAQLTYHGLCELTTAAKEGELSVFFRNNHFSTMTKHKSHLYLLVTDQGFLQEEQVVWESLHNVDGDSCFCDSDFHLSHSLGKGPGAEGGSGSPEKQRQVDQDYLIALSLQQQQQPQGTLGLSDLELAQQLQQEEYQQQQGVQPVPARAPSPQARGVPPGRPAGERRRRPKPESDCVLL, from the exons ATGGAACACCATCAACCTGAGCACCCGGTCTCTGGCAAGGCCAGGACTGTAGAAGCAGTCAGCCCTGAAAACCACGAGGTGCTATCAGAACCAGAAGAGCACCCCCAGGACAAGGATGCTGGAGAGGCTGATGGGGTGGCTGGAGAGGCTGTTGGGGTAGCTGGAGAAGCTGATGGGGCAGCCAGAGAAGCTGGTGGGGTGGCTGGAGAAGCTGATGGGGCAGCTAGAGAACAGGAGCCAGAAGATCAAAGGTCACTGCCAGTTCAGAGCCAGGATAAACCTGAGTCCCCGCCACCTGACGCTAGCTCAAACCAGCTGGGGTCAGCCCACCAGATACCACCTGAAGTAGAGACAGTGGGGGCATGCTGCAGGCCCCAGGAGCTCCCCCAGTCCCCCAGGGCCCGGCAGCCCGAGCTGGATTTCTACTGTGTGAAGTGGATCCCCTGGAAGGGAGCACGGACACCCGTCATCACCCAGAGCTCTAATGGCCCTTGCCCTCTCCTCGCCATCATGAACACCCTCTTTCTCCAGTGGAAG gtGAAGCTGCCCCCTCAGAAGGAAGTGATCACATCAGATGAGCTCATGGCCCATCTCG GAGACTGCCTCCTGTCCATCAAGCCCCAGGAGAAGTCAGAGGGACTTCAGCTTAATTTTCAGCAG AATGTGGACGATGCAATGACAGTGCTGCCTAAACTGGCCACAGGCCTGGATGTCAATGTGCGATTCACGGGTGTCTCGGATTTTGAGTATACACCTGAGTGCAGTATCTTCGACCTGTTAGGGATACCTCTGTACCACGGCTGGCTTGTTGATCCACAG AGTCCCGAGGCAGTGAGTGCAGTTGGGAAATTGAGTTACAATCAGCTGGTAGAGAAGATCATCACCTGCAAGCACTCCAGCGACACCAACCTCGTAACAGAAG GCCTGATTGCAGAACAGTTCCTGGAGACCACCGCGGCCCAGCTGACCTACCACGGACTGTGTGAGCTCACCACAGCTGCCAAGGAGGGTGAACTTAGCGTCTTTTTCCGAAACAACCACTTTAGCACTATGACTAAGCACAAG AGTCACTTGTACTTACTGGTCACTGACCAGGGCTTTCTACAGGAGGAGCAAGTGGTGTGGGAGAGCCTGCACAATGTGGATGGGGACAGCTGCTTCTGTGACTCTGACTTTCACCTAAGTCACTCCCTGGGCAAGGGGCCTGGAGCAGAAGGTGGAAGTGGCTCCCCAGAAAAGCAGCGGCAGGTCGACCAG gACTACCTGATCGCCCTgtccctgcagcagcagcagcagccgcaaGGCACCTTGGGTCTTAGCGACTTGGAGCTGGCCCAGCAACTTCAGCAAGAGGAGTACCAACAGCAACAAGGGGTCCAGCCTGTGCCAGCAAGGGCCCCGTCGCCCCAG GCGAGAGGAGTCCCACCTGGACGCCCAGCTGGAGAACGCCGGCGGAGGCCCAAGCCAGAGTCGGACTGCGTCCTCCTGTAG